A single Rhodothermales bacterium DNA region contains:
- a CDS encoding DUF5916 domain-containing protein has product MAIILDTFNDNENAVMFILSASGARTDLAVLSDAQGDNPFNMSWNTFWDAETVIDESGWQAEVRIPLTSLRFNADTDATTMGLSVYRHIPRATEMHIYPERRRDWGFWSFFKPSVAQDAVFAGIQSRKALYITPYAIGGVTQDHDLNLPGTGYDRNDAFSRDVGLDLKYGLTNNLTVDLTVNTDFAQVEADDAQVNLTRFSLFFPERRLFFQERNANFEFNMGDSNRLFYSRRIGIDDGNMIPLLGGARLVGRLGRWDLGALTMQSARHDGSPSENFGVVRLRRQVMNPNSYAGGILTTRFDRDGGQNVALGADGIFRLTGDEYVTLNVAHTFDEETDAGFNAMRFRLYLRSERETGLSHGLDIHRSGRDYRPDLGFELRDNYTQISTRLGYYGVPDEEGRFKLWQIRGWSDWYGRNADRSTETFEVNTLGRIQSWAEHDWQLTLTTTYDDLREEFELADDARIPVGAYTFLSGKLRWESPSYRLLRTETTLVGGQFYDGTRMGVSTGPTWTLSPVVTLSGTYSFDRVDLPERDQTFTAHLVRLKAQFTFNRAWTFSSYVQMTTANDAAVANLRVRFNPKEGQDFYLVYNEGYNTDRFDRNPVLPWSETRTLLLKYSHTFIR; this is encoded by the coding sequence GTGGCCATCATCCTGGATACGTTCAACGACAACGAGAACGCGGTCATGTTCATCCTGTCGGCGAGTGGCGCCCGGACGGATCTGGCCGTGCTGTCCGATGCGCAGGGCGACAACCCCTTCAACATGTCGTGGAATACGTTCTGGGACGCCGAAACCGTGATTGATGAATCCGGCTGGCAGGCCGAAGTGCGCATTCCGCTCACGAGTCTCCGGTTCAATGCCGACACGGACGCGACCACCATGGGCTTGTCCGTGTATCGCCACATTCCCCGTGCCACCGAGATGCACATCTACCCGGAACGTCGCAGGGACTGGGGATTCTGGTCGTTTTTCAAGCCATCGGTGGCTCAGGATGCTGTTTTCGCCGGGATCCAGTCCCGGAAGGCGCTCTACATTACGCCCTACGCCATCGGGGGCGTGACCCAGGACCACGATCTGAACCTCCCGGGCACCGGTTATGACCGGAACGATGCGTTCTCCCGGGATGTCGGGCTCGACCTCAAATACGGCCTGACGAACAACCTGACGGTCGACCTGACGGTGAACACGGATTTTGCCCAGGTCGAGGCGGACGACGCGCAGGTGAACCTGACCCGGTTCTCCCTCTTCTTTCCGGAGCGACGGCTGTTTTTCCAGGAGCGCAATGCCAACTTCGAGTTCAACATGGGCGATTCGAACCGGCTCTTCTACAGCCGGCGGATAGGCATTGACGACGGCAACATGATTCCCTTGCTGGGCGGTGCCCGGCTGGTGGGCCGGCTGGGCCGGTGGGATCTCGGGGCGCTGACCATGCAGTCCGCCCGGCATGACGGCTCGCCGTCCGAGAATTTCGGCGTCGTGCGCCTGCGTCGGCAGGTAATGAACCCGAACTCCTACGCCGGCGGCATCCTGACCACGCGGTTCGACCGGGATGGCGGACAGAACGTGGCGCTCGGCGCGGACGGTATTTTCCGACTGACGGGTGACGAATACGTGACACTGAACGTTGCACACACATTCGACGAGGAGACGGATGCAGGGTTCAACGCCATGCGCTTTCGGCTCTACCTGCGGAGCGAGCGGGAAACGGGCCTGTCCCACGGACTCGACATCCACCGCTCGGGTCGCGATTACCGCCCCGACCTGGGCTTCGAATTGCGGGACAACTATACGCAGATTTCCACACGGCTGGGATACTACGGCGTTCCGGATGAGGAGGGCCGCTTCAAACTGTGGCAGATCCGGGGATGGAGCGACTGGTACGGCAGGAATGCCGACCGGTCCACGGAAACGTTCGAGGTGAACACCCTGGGACGCATCCAATCGTGGGCCGAGCATGATTGGCAGCTGACCCTGACCACCACCTACGACGACTTGCGGGAGGAATTCGAACTGGCGGACGACGCCCGGATTCCGGTGGGCGCCTATACCTTTCTGTCCGGAAAATTGCGGTGGGAATCCCCCTCCTATCGGTTACTCCGCACGGAAACCACGCTGGTTGGCGGTCAATTCTACGACGGCACCCGGATGGGCGTATCGACCGGTCCGACCTGGACCCTTTCGCCGGTCGTGACCCTGTCGGGTACGTACTCCTTCGACCGCGTGGACCTGCCGGAACGGGACCAGACCTTCACGGCTCACCTGGTGCGCCTCAAGGCGCAGTTCACGTTCAACCGGGCGTGGACCTTCTCGTCCTACGTCCAGATGACCACCGCGAACGATGCCGCGGTCGCCAACCTCCGGGTCCGGTTCAATCCCAAGGAGGGCCAGGATTTCTACCTCGTCTACAACGAGGGGTACAACACCGACCGGTTCGACCGCAACCCGGTCCTGCCGTGGTCAGAGACCCGCACGCTGCTGCTGAAATACTCCCACACATTCATCCGTTGA
- a CDS encoding Rid family detoxifying hydrolase produces the protein MRLLYFCCLLTFSVALAACQPPADQAVMAPPAELEFLGGDNAELDLPFSDAVRVGNLLFLSGQVGTKPGTFELVEGGTMAEARQTLENIKRVVEANGSSMDQVVKCTVMLEDMSEWGAVNEVYREFFPDRKPARSAFGTNGLALGASMEIECIAYVQ, from the coding sequence ATGCGTTTACTCTACTTCTGCTGCCTTTTGACGTTTTCGGTCGCCCTTGCGGCCTGCCAGCCGCCCGCCGATCAGGCCGTCATGGCACCCCCGGCCGAGCTCGAATTCCTGGGAGGCGACAACGCCGAACTGGACCTGCCGTTTTCGGATGCCGTCCGTGTGGGCAACCTGCTGTTCCTGTCGGGTCAGGTGGGCACGAAGCCGGGCACGTTCGAACTGGTTGAGGGCGGGACGATGGCGGAGGCCCGTCAGACCCTGGAGAACATCAAACGGGTCGTGGAGGCGAACGGATCGTCCATGGACCAGGTCGTGAAATGCACGGTCATGCTGGAAGACATGTCCGAATGGGGTGCCGTGAACGAGGTGTACCGCGAGTTCTTCCCCGACCGGAAACCGGCCCGGAGTGCATTCGGAACGAACGGGTTGGCCCTCGGCGCATCGATGGAAATCGAGTGCATTGCGTATGTGCAATGA
- a CDS encoding amidohydrolase, whose product MSFLFVRRPSVRALLLTALIAGWASLVSLPAHGQDGAESDAEVAIPADLDARVVEWRRHIHENPELSNREFKTAALVAGHLRGLGLEVQTGIAHTGVVAYLRGAHDGPTIALRADMDALPVEERVDLPFRSRVTSEYRGEVVPVMHACGHDTHVAMLMGAAEVLAAAREQLHGTVKFIFQPAEEGPPPGEEGGAALMVKEGVMDDVDMVFGLHIQASTPVGVMTYRPGGLMAAVDDFRVVIKGQQAHGSAPWMGVDPIVTAAQMINNLQTVVSRSLELTKEAAVISVGSIHGGVRSNIIPEQVELLGTIRTLDNDMRDRLHARLRDIVAHTAASNGATAELELPYTNHTPLTYNDPELTARMLPTLQRTAGADNVVEIDAVTGGEDFSFFANSVPGLYVFIGGRARDIPDGVSVSHHTPDFRIEEDGMQLGMRTYVNVALDYLAPTDNR is encoded by the coding sequence ATGTCGTTTCTTTTTGTCCGCCGGCCGTCGGTCCGGGCGCTCCTGCTGACCGCCCTGATTGCCGGATGGGCTTCCCTCGTGTCCCTGCCCGCCCATGGGCAGGACGGCGCGGAGTCGGATGCTGAAGTCGCCATCCCCGCCGACCTGGACGCCCGCGTCGTGGAATGGCGCCGGCACATCCACGAGAACCCCGAACTGTCGAACCGGGAGTTCAAGACCGCCGCGCTCGTCGCCGGGCATTTGAGAGGCCTCGGATTGGAGGTGCAGACTGGAATCGCCCATACGGGCGTGGTGGCCTACCTGCGCGGCGCCCATGACGGCCCGACCATCGCGCTGCGCGCCGACATGGATGCGCTGCCCGTCGAGGAGCGCGTGGACCTGCCGTTCCGCTCCCGCGTGACGAGCGAGTACCGGGGCGAGGTGGTGCCCGTCATGCACGCCTGCGGCCATGACACCCACGTGGCCATGCTCATGGGCGCAGCCGAGGTCCTCGCCGCCGCGCGGGAGCAGCTGCACGGCACCGTGAAGTTCATTTTCCAACCGGCCGAGGAAGGCCCTCCGCCCGGGGAAGAAGGCGGCGCCGCGCTCATGGTCAAGGAGGGCGTCATGGACGATGTGGACATGGTCTTCGGCCTGCACATCCAGGCCAGCACACCGGTCGGCGTCATGACCTACCGTCCAGGTGGGCTCATGGCGGCCGTGGACGATTTCCGGGTGGTCATAAAGGGGCAACAGGCGCATGGATCGGCACCCTGGATGGGTGTGGACCCCATTGTCACGGCGGCCCAGATGATCAACAACCTGCAGACGGTGGTCAGCCGGAGCCTTGAACTCACGAAGGAAGCAGCAGTCATTTCGGTCGGATCCATCCATGGAGGCGTCCGCTCGAACATCATTCCGGAGCAGGTCGAACTGCTGGGCACCATCCGGACGCTGGACAACGACATGCGGGACCGCCTGCATGCGCGTTTGCGGGACATCGTGGCCCACACGGCCGCTTCCAACGGCGCGACCGCCGAGCTGGAGCTTCCCTACACGAACCACACGCCGCTGACCTACAACGACCCGGAACTCACCGCGCGCATGCTGCCAACCCTGCAGCGCACGGCCGGCGCCGACAACGTGGTGGAGATCGACGCCGTGACCGGAGGCGAGGATTTTTCCTTTTTTGCCAACTCTGTCCCGGGTCTGTATGTATTCATTGGGGGACGGGCACGCGATATACCCGATGGCGTGAGTGTCTCGCACCATACGCCGGATTTCCGAATAGAAGAGGACGGCATGCAATTGGGCATGCGGACCTACGTGAATGTGGCCCTGGACTACCTCGCACCGACCGATAACCGCTGA
- a CDS encoding c-type cytochrome — MNLFPDAARRYPALLLLLASIVAGPRVAEAQIPDTFTNLQVLPEDIDRDELVGMMRDFTFALGVRCTHCHVNNGTSFADTDFASDEKPEKETARSMIRLLAQLNQEMLPALSTRGTPPVTMTCKTCHRGVTRPFLLSQDLILTAHEQGADAMVARYRELREQYEVAGAYDFREQETSEAADDLAEDGLTAEAIALQELNAEYHPESTAIWSALGALYTDAGRVDHAIAAYERVLAINPRARGVRERLDALRQ; from the coding sequence ATGAACCTGTTTCCTGACGCGGCCCGACGCTACCCGGCCCTCCTCCTGCTCCTGGCATCCATCGTGGCTGGGCCCCGCGTCGCTGAAGCCCAGATCCCGGACACCTTCACGAACCTCCAGGTGCTCCCGGAAGACATCGACCGGGACGAACTGGTCGGGATGATGCGCGACTTCACGTTCGCGCTCGGCGTCCGGTGCACGCATTGCCACGTGAACAACGGGACGTCGTTTGCCGATACGGATTTCGCATCGGACGAAAAGCCGGAAAAGGAAACGGCTCGCTCAATGATCCGGTTGCTGGCCCAACTCAATCAGGAGATGCTGCCGGCGCTCTCCACGCGGGGCACGCCGCCTGTGACCATGACGTGCAAGACCTGCCACCGTGGGGTCACCCGTCCGTTCCTCCTGTCACAGGATCTCATCCTGACGGCCCACGAACAGGGTGCCGATGCCATGGTGGCCCGGTATCGTGAACTGCGCGAACAGTACGAAGTCGCGGGCGCCTACGATTTCCGGGAGCAGGAAACGAGCGAGGCCGCCGACGACCTGGCCGAAGACGGGCTGACGGCGGAAGCCATTGCGCTGCAAGAACTCAACGCGGAATATCATCCGGAGTCCACGGCCATCTGGTCGGCGCTCGGCGCGCTGTATACCGACGCGGGGCGCGTGGACCATGCGATTGCTGCCTACGAGCGGGTGCTGGCCATCAACCCGCGTGCCCGCGGCGTTCGGGAGCGTCTGGATGCACTCAGACAATAA
- a CDS encoding YbjQ family protein: protein MNIYNTSDIAGYRIVESLGLVRGNTIRAKHIGNDILAALRNLVGGEIKEYTTMLTEARNQALQRMMQEAEAKGADAVVNVRFVTSQVMSGAAELLAYGTAVKIEPLR, encoded by the coding sequence ATGAATATCTACAACACGTCCGACATCGCGGGGTATCGCATTGTGGAAAGCCTCGGCCTGGTCCGCGGCAACACCATCCGCGCCAAACACATCGGCAACGATATCCTGGCGGCGCTGCGCAACCTGGTGGGCGGCGAAATCAAGGAATACACGACCATGCTCACGGAAGCCCGGAACCAGGCCCTGCAACGCATGATGCAGGAGGCCGAAGCCAAGGGTGCAGACGCCGTGGTGAATGTGCGTTTCGTGACGAGCCAGGTCATGTCGGGCGCCGCCGAACTGCTGGCCTACGGAACCGCCGTTAAGATTGAACCCCTGAGGTGA
- a CDS encoding DUF2721 domain-containing protein: METLEIAFTPLFFVSGMSLFLLVLTNRFTTLTTRALDIVNSYAPGDEQSPRQLFIRRHPDRIHKLVTRIEILKASIFLAAISIAISLAASGLVLFLSTSARDLKELMLVVALSALASVVLFLLDILRAASNTRAELKEIADIYESANSRENVSP, encoded by the coding sequence ATGGAAACGCTCGAAATTGCCTTCACCCCGCTTTTTTTCGTGTCCGGAATGAGCCTGTTCCTGCTGGTCTTGACGAACCGGTTCACGACGCTGACCACGCGCGCCCTGGACATCGTGAACAGCTATGCGCCAGGTGACGAGCAGTCGCCGCGCCAGCTGTTCATCCGGCGTCACCCCGACCGGATCCACAAACTGGTGACGCGTATTGAAATCCTCAAGGCATCCATTTTCCTGGCGGCCATTTCGATCGCCATTTCGCTGGCGGCCAGCGGGCTGGTGTTGTTCCTGTCGACGTCCGCCCGTGACCTGAAAGAACTCATGCTGGTCGTAGCGCTGTCTGCGCTGGCCAGTGTAGTGCTCTTCCTGCTGGATATCCTGCGCGCCGCATCGAACACACGCGCCGAACTGAAAGAGATCGCGGATATCTACGAGTCGGCCAATTCCCGGGAAAACGTCTCGCCGTAA
- a CDS encoding AI-2E family transporter: MNPDSMEAPSPINSLHRRYLLFLVAAITLLFLWMISDFVMTLFLAAVFSAMSQPLFRFSTRLTRGSESWAAVVTLLILFFGVALPLFGFLILVANQAVEISQLARPWVEGQISDPGALTDRLEAIPYIGAFIPDHEIMMAKFSELASSTGSLLADSVVGLTRGTINFFLQLFVLLYAMYFFLKDGDEILDRILFYSPLPRESEAVLVGKMVSVTRAVLKGSLVVGVVQGGLAGLAFLVVGIPGWAFWMTIMMLLSVIPAIGSPIVWIPVSIILFVQGSFWTALLFTVWCAAVVGSVDNFLRPILIGRDTKMPDLLVLIGTIGGIVLFGVLGFIIGPIVASLFLAIWFLYGETFSRELADS, encoded by the coding sequence ATGAACCCCGATTCCATGGAAGCACCGTCTCCGATCAACTCCCTGCACCGTCGCTACCTGCTGTTCCTGGTAGCCGCCATCACGCTGCTGTTCCTCTGGATGATCAGCGACTTCGTGATGACGTTGTTCCTGGCAGCCGTATTCAGCGCCATGTCGCAGCCGCTCTTCCGGTTCAGCACGCGGCTGACCCGCGGCAGCGAGTCCTGGGCGGCCGTTGTGACGCTTCTCATCCTGTTTTTCGGCGTGGCGTTGCCCCTGTTCGGGTTCCTGATCCTGGTGGCCAACCAGGCCGTCGAAATCAGCCAGCTCGCGCGGCCCTGGGTGGAGGGGCAGATTTCCGATCCCGGGGCGCTCACCGATCGCCTGGAGGCCATCCCGTACATCGGCGCGTTCATCCCGGACCATGAGATCATGATGGCCAAGTTCAGCGAATTGGCCTCCTCCACCGGCTCCCTGCTGGCCGACTCCGTGGTGGGCCTCACGCGTGGCACCATCAATTTCTTCCTGCAGCTGTTCGTGCTCCTGTACGCCATGTACTTCTTCCTGAAGGACGGCGACGAGATCCTGGACCGCATCCTGTTCTACAGCCCGCTGCCCCGTGAATCGGAAGCGGTACTCGTGGGAAAAATGGTATCCGTGACGCGCGCCGTCCTCAAGGGCTCGCTGGTCGTGGGTGTCGTGCAGGGCGGACTGGCCGGACTGGCGTTCCTGGTCGTGGGCATCCCGGGTTGGGCCTTCTGGATGACCATCATGATGCTGCTGTCGGTCATCCCGGCCATCGGATCGCCCATCGTCTGGATTCCCGTATCCATCATCCTGTTCGTGCAGGGCTCCTTCTGGACGGCCCTCCTGTTCACCGTGTGGTGTGCGGCCGTGGTGGGCAGCGTGGACAATTTCCTGCGCCCCATCCTGATTGGCCGTGACACCAAGATGCCGGATCTGCTGGTCCTCATCGGTACCATCGGCGGCATCGTGCTCTTCGGCGTGCTCGGGTTCATCATCGGCCCCATCGTGGCCAGCCTCTTCCTGGCCATCTGGTTCCTTTACGGCGAGACGTTTTCCCGGGAATTGGCCGACTCGTAG
- a CDS encoding GIY-YIG nuclease family protein, whose translation MARNHFVYVIELDAAVAGRRRFRTANPDMTPGAPCFYVGSTFRNPLLRFDQHKEGYKANRYAREFGLRLRPDLFEPYNPIPSRQDALELEAYLAERLRGKGYGVWQG comes from the coding sequence GTGGCCCGAAATCACTTCGTCTACGTAATCGAACTCGACGCGGCCGTTGCCGGCAGGCGGCGCTTCCGCACGGCCAATCCGGACATGACGCCGGGGGCCCCGTGCTTCTACGTGGGCAGCACCTTCCGCAATCCGCTGCTCCGGTTCGACCAGCACAAGGAAGGCTACAAGGCCAATCGGTATGCCCGGGAATTCGGCCTGCGCCTGCGTCCGGATCTGTTCGAGCCCTACAATCCCATTCCGTCCCGCCAGGATGCCCTGGAACTCGAGGCCTACCTGGCAGAGCGCCTCCGCGGGAAAGGGTATGGGGTATGGCAAGGGTGA